CGTCTGCCGCTGCTGTTCGGGGTTGGCCTGTTTACCGTGGCGTCACTGGCCTGCGCCTATGCCCCAAATCTCGACAGCCTGATCCTGGCGCGTTTCGTCCAGGCCCTGGGTGGCTGCGCCGGCATGGTGCTGTCGCGGGCGATCGTCAGCGACAAGTGTGACGCGGTGGCCTCGGCCAAGGTGTTTTCGCAACTGATGCTGGTGATGGGCCTGGCGCCGATCCTCGCGCCGATGCTCGGTGGCGTGCTGGTCAACGTGGCAGGCTGGCAGTCGATCTTCCTGGCCTTGGGCCTGTTCAGTGCGGCATGCCTGCTCGCCGTCGGCCTGGGCCTGCCGGAGAGCCTGCCGGCCCATGTACCGCGCCAGCCGCTGTCGGGCGCGCTGCGCCAGTACCTGAGCCTGTTCGGCGACCGGGTGTTCGTCGGACATGCGCTGACCGGCGGCATCGCCATCGCTGGGATGTTCGCCTACATCGCCGGTTCGCCGTTCGTGTTCATCAAGCTCTACGGCGTGCCGCCCGAGCACTACGGCTGGCTGTTCGGCACCAACGCCGCCGGCTTCATCCTGATGGCCCAGGTCAATGCGCGGCTGCTGGCCAAGCGCGGTCCGGCATTCCTGCTGGCGCGAGCGGTGTGGTTGTACCTGGTGGCGGCGCTGGCGCTGCTGGTGGTGGCGGCGTTGCGCCCGGCACAGCTCTGGCCATTATTGGTGCCGCTGTTCGTGTGTATCGCCAGCCTCGGTTGCATCATCCCCAACGCTTCGGCCTGCGCCATGAGCGGGCAAGGAACGCGGGCTGGCAGTGCCTCGGCCCTGATGGGCTGCCTGCAGTTCAGCGTCGCCGCAGGCGCGGCGGC
This window of the Pseudomonas mosselii genome carries:
- a CDS encoding multidrug effflux MFS transporter, coding for MNLRTLLILGALSAFGPLAIDFYLPAFPAMAHAFGTDEKHVQTTLAAYFLGLSLGQLAYGPVADRFGRRLPLLFGVGLFTVASLACAYAPNLDSLILARFVQALGGCAGMVLSRAIVSDKCDAVASAKVFSQLMLVMGLAPILAPMLGGVLVNVAGWQSIFLALGLFSAACLLAVGLGLPESLPAHVPRQPLSGALRQYLSLFGDRVFVGHALTGGIAIAGMFAYIAGSPFVFIKLYGVPPEHYGWLFGTNAAGFILMAQVNARLLAKRGPAFLLARAVWLYLVAALALLVVAALRPAQLWPLLVPLFVCIASLGCIIPNASACAMSGQGTRAGSASALMGCLQFSVAAGAAALVGVLHDGSAVPMALVISLCGALVVSVAMLTRRLQASRPA